The Syntrophorhabdus sp. genome segment CTTCCAGGTGTCCTTTATGATCGCTGCGGCCTCGGCATTCTTGTCCCTGGCCTTTTCCAGCCTCGTGGCGATCTCGTCGAGGGCTTCGGTGGCTATGGTGTTCAGGGCCACGTTCGAGCCCGCTATGGATTGGGCGGAGCCTACCATCCTGAACTCGAACTTGTTGCCCGTGAAGGCAAAGGGAGAGGTCCTGTTCCTGTCGGTGTTGTCCCTCGGTATCATGGGCAGCGTGTCGACACCGACGTTGATGAGCTGCTCGCCCCGGGCCGAGGTCTTCTCGCCCCTGGCGATCTTCTCGATCACCTCCGTCAGTTCTTCTCCCATGAAGATGGAGACAATTGCGGGCGGCGCCTCGTTGGCACCAAGGCGATGGTCGTTCCCCGCTGTCGCGCAGGTCGCCCTCAGGATATCGGCGTGGGTGTCGACGGCCTTGATCATGGCGCAAAGGAAAAGCAGGAACTGGACGTTCTCACTGGGCGTGTGCCCGGGTTCCAGGAGGTTCTGGCCGTCGCTCGTCGACAGGGACCAGTTGTTATGTTTGCCCGACCCGTTAATTCCGGCGTAGGGTTTTTCGTGGAGAAGGCAGACGAGGTCGTTGCGGAAGGCGACCTTCTGCATCGTCTCCATGACGAGCTGGTTGTGATCGGTGGCGATGTTCGTGGTGTCGAAGATGGGGGCCATCTCGTATTGGGCCGGGGCCACCTCGTTGTGCTTCGTCTTGGAGGTGATGCCCATCTTCCACAGTTCCACGTCGAGGTCGTGCATGTAGTCGGAGACACGGTCCTTGATGGCGCCGAAGTACTGGTCCTCGAGTTCCTGACCCTTGGGCGGGGGTGCGCCGAAGATCGTGCGGCCCGCGAGGAGCAGGTCGAGACGCTCCATAAAGAGTTTCTTGTCCACGAGAAAGTACTCCTGCTCGGGGCCTACTGTGGAGGTCACGTTCGTGGACGTCGTGTTCCCCATCGCCTTGAGCACTCTGAGCGCCTGCCGGGACAGGGCCTTCATGGAACGCAGGAGGGGGGTCTTCTTGTCGAGGGCTTCTCCGCGATAGGAATAAAAAGCCGTCGGGATGGTGAGCGTCACGTTGCCGCTCTGA includes the following:
- a CDS encoding glutamine synthetase type III yields the protein MELTEVFGSNVFNDKVMKQRLPKEVYKALRKTIQQGTPLRPDVADVVANAMKDWAIEKGATHYTHWFQPLTGITAEKHDSFISPAPDGSVIMEFSGKQLVQGEPDASSFPSGGLRATFEARGYTAWDCTSPAFLKEDQSGNVTLTIPTAFYSYRGEALDKKTPLLRSMKALSRQALRVLKAMGNTTSTNVTSTVGPEQEYFLVDKKLFMERLDLLLAGRTIFGAPPPKGQELEDQYFGAIKDRVSDYMHDLDVELWKMGITSKTKHNEVAPAQYEMAPIFDTTNIATDHNQLVMETMQKVAFRNDLVCLLHEKPYAGINGSGKHNNWSLSTSDGQNLLEPGHTPSENVQFLLFLCAMIKAVDTHADILRATCATAGNDHRLGANEAPPAIVSIFMGEELTEVIEKIARGEKTSARGEQLINVGVDTLPMIPRDNTDRNRTSPFAFTGNKFEFRMVGSAQSIAGSNVALNTIATEALDEIATRLEKARDKNAEAAAIIKDTWKKHSRIIFNGNNYSEEWVAEAEKRGLPNVANTVDALKAFVTEKAFKLFEKYDVLSRKELHSRYDIYVEAYAKQINIEARVAIDMVRRQFIPAALEYATFLADSIDDLKSVKGPAAVPEDILKKVGTVLNSAYKNLGRLETAVEKAQAVSNTVKQAESYRDKVFTALQALRGDIDSLEMLIPADTWPVPTYADLLFKL